One genomic window of Elaeis guineensis isolate ETL-2024a chromosome 2, EG11, whole genome shotgun sequence includes the following:
- the LOC105046747 gene encoding uncharacterized protein: protein MLDSRLLSNSSTIHGSQGKQMHQRSGSQFEFRGMSFRLGFQKSFHNPSKTQFFVEPASAEETPTSDSRQILEDAEKIWEILSNQSNSSIPSSLDEAGVSVSPVIVAEILKKLSNAGTLALAFFRWAEKQQGFKYSTESFHHLIEALGKIKQFRLIWSLVESMKHRGLLTKDTFALITRRYARARKIREAIDTFEKMSMYGLNPELSDYNWLIDIMSKSKHVKKAQEIFNDMKRRRRFTPDLKTYTILLEGWGHELDLKRLKAVYQEMIDEGFRPDVVTYGILINSFCRSKRCDEAIEIFHEMETKNCKPSPHIYCTLINGLGSEKRLSEALKYFELSKAGGFAPEIPTYNAVVGSYCWVMRFEDAFRVVDEMKRCGIGPNTRTYDIILHHLIKAGKTEDAYRVFQRMGREAGCEPQLNTYTMMVSMFCTEERVDMALKVWKQMAERGVLPCMHMFSALINGLCYENRLDDACKYFQEMLDKGIRPSGQLYGKLKEALLDGGRKDLAIDMGLKLERLRKTLIQG, encoded by the exons ATGCTCGACAGTCGACTCCTCTCGAACTCTTCCACAATCCATGGATCCCAAGG CAAGCAAATGCACCAACGCAGTGGCAGTCAATTTGAGTTTCGTGGAATGAGCTTTCGGCTTGGTTTTCAGAAATCCTTTCACAATCCGTCAAAAACCCAATTTTTTGTTGAGCCTGCATCTGCCGAGGAAACCCCAACTTCAGATAGCAGGCAAATCTTAGAAGATGCTGAAAAAATTTGGGAGATTCTCTCCAACCAGTCCAATTCTAGCATCCCATCTTCCCTAGATGAAGCTGGAGTGTCAGTTTCGCCAGTCATTGTGGCAGAAATCCTTAAGAAGCTAAGCAATGCAGGAACGCTTGCACTGGCATTCTTTCGTTGGGCTGAGAAGCAGCAAGGTTTCAAGTATAGCACTGAGAGCTTCCATCATCTAATCGAAGCACTTGGCAAGATTAAACAGTTTAGATTAATCTGGAGTTTGGTGGAGTCTATGAAGCACAGGGGTCTGTTGACCAAAGATACCTTTGCACTGATCACTCGGAGGTATGCCAGAGCTAGGAAGATCAGAGAAGCCATTGACACTTTTGAGAAGATGAGTATGTATGGGTTGAATCCGGAATTATCGGATTATAACTGGTTGATTGATATTATGAGCAAATCCAAGCATGTTAAGAAGGCCCAGGAGATCTTCAATGAcatgaagaggaggagaagattcACTCCTGACCTGAAGACCTACACCATTCTTTTGGAAGGTTGGGGGCACGAACTGGATCTGAAGAGGTTGAAGGCAGTTTATCAAGAAATGATCGATGAAGGCTTCAGACCAGATGTTGTGACCTATGGGATACTTATAAATTCTTTCTGCAGGTCCAAAAGATGCGATGAGGCCATAGAGATCTTCCATGAGATGGAGACAAAAAATTGCAAGCCAAGTCCTCACATATATTGTactctgatcaatggcttgggTTCCGAGAAAAGATTGAGTGAAGCTTTGAAGTACTTTGAGCTATCTAAAGCTGGTGGTTTTGCCCCCGAAATACCTACTTATAATGCTGTAGTGGGTTCTTACTGTTGGGTCATGCGATTTGAGGATGCTTTTAGAGTGGTCGATGAAATGAAGAGATGTGGGATTGGCCCGAACACCCGTACTTATGACATAATTCTGCATCATCTTATAAAAGCCGGCAAGACAGAAGATGCCTATCGGGTTTTCCAGAGGATGGGCAGGGAGGCCGGTTGCGAGCCCCAGCTTAATACATATACTATGATGGTTAGCATGTTCTGTACTGAGGAAAGAGTAGATATGGCTTTGAAAGTATGGAAGCAGATGGCCGAGAGGGGAGTTCTTCCTTGTATGCACATGTTCTCAGCATTGATCAATGGACTATGCTATGAGAACAGGCTGGATGATGCTTGCAAATACTTCCAAGAGATGCTGGATAAAGGGATTAGACCTTCAGGCCAGTTATATGGTAAATTAAAAGAAGCTCTTCTTGATGGTGGAAGGAAGGATTTGGCCATTGATATGGGTCTGAAGCTGGAGAGACTAAGGAAGACCTTAATACAAGGTTAA